In a single window of the Biomphalaria glabrata chromosome 5, xgBioGlab47.1, whole genome shotgun sequence genome:
- the LOC106067402 gene encoding probable E3 ubiquitin-protein ligase RNF144A-A isoform X1 yields MMSECDADLDCVSGGGRPNVDPVTRDCILDMTSFTCPEMATFSVSKNTVDLAIDPLILCKLCLSELPLVDMYELVDCKCLFCEMCMKQYLSVMITEGLVGDLTCPDAQCKKQGKLNIEEIEHLVDRQTFQRFQRLHFQREVDLDPNRTFCPEIGCETVCHVCSSQSHAGGGAAAPTSIPVQCPTCGLQFCSVCKTKWHAPKSCDEVVASGPIEEFGIPFHNSDDAKIKRCPVCHVPIERNDGCAQMMCKRCKHVFCWYCLQSLDDDFLLRHYDKGPCKNKLGHSRASVIWHRTQVVGIFAGFGVLLLVASPFLLLAAPCILCCKCKICRCCDEEEGDGFSN; encoded by the exons ATGATGTCCGAATGTGACGCAGACCTGGATTGCGTATCTGGAGGAGGGCGACCGAATGTTGACCCTGTGACCAGGGACTGCATTCTCGACATGACCTCGTTCACCTGTCCAG AGATGGCCACATTCAGTGTGTCCAAGAACACAGTAGATCTAGCTATTGATCCTTTAATCTTGTGTAAACTCTGTTTGTCAGAGCTGCCGCTGGTAGACATGTATGAACTGGTGGACTGCAAGTGCCTATTTTGTGAGATG TGTATGAAACAGTATTTGAGTGTGATGATAACAGAAGGGTTAGTCGGTGACCTGACTTGTCCTGATGCACAGTGTAAGAAACAggggaaactaaatatagaagAG ATTGAACATTtggtagatagacagacatttcAAAGGTTTCAAAGATTACATTTCCAAAGAG AGGTTGACCTTGACCCCAACAGAACATTCTGCCCTGAGATTGGCTGTGAGACTGTCTGTCATGTTTGCTCCTCCCAGTCACATGCTGGCGGCGGAGCTGCTGCACCCACATCCATACCTGTACAGTGTCCAACA tgtggtcttcagttttgcTCTGTCTGTAAGACCAAATGGCACGCTCCTAAATCTTGTGATGAAGTTGTTGCTTCAGGTCCCATTGAAGAGTTCGG aATTCCTTTCCACAACAGTGATGATGCAAAAATTAAGAGATGTCCCGTGTGTCATGTTCCCATTGAACGCAATGATGGCTGTGCTCAGATGATGTGCAAGAGATGCAAGCATGTGTTCTGTTGGTACTGTCTTCAGTCTCTTGAT GATGATTTTTTGCTGAGACATTACGACAAAGGTCCATGTAAGAACAAACTGGGACATTCTAGAGCGTCAGTGATTTGGCACAGAACTCAG GTGGTTGGAATCTTTGCTGGTTTTGGTGTCTTGCTGCTGGTCGCCTCCCCTTTCCTGCTGTTGGCTGCGCCTTGTATTCTTTGCTGCAAGTGCAAAATTTGTCGCTGCTGTGACGAGGAGGAAGGAGATGGGTTTTCAAATTAA
- the LOC106067401 gene encoding ribonucleoside-diphosphate reductase subunit M2 B-like isoform X1 — MNKILSSNENELNKMKNMKINDENESSMKQNHITPRKPLGTSILQNSNLNINDLDKPLKESSQLTKTEIRKREAQEEPLLKENPGRFVLFPIQYHDIWQMYKKAEASFWTAEEVDLSKDLDHWEKLKPEEKHFISHVLAFFAASDGIVNENLVERFSKEVQVTEARCFYGFQIAMENVHSEMYSLLIDTYIKDSTERSFLFNAIETLPCVTKKADWAMKWIGDHEHPYSERVVAFAAVEGIFFSGSFAAIFWLKKRGIMPGLTFSNELISRDEGLHCDFACLMFRHLVNKPSQARIYEIITDAVTIEQEFLTDALPVNLIGMNCELMRKYIEFVADRLLVELGCEKFYRSENPFDFMEHISLEGKTNFFEKKVGEYQKMGVMNKSPTSHQFSTDEDF, encoded by the exons ATGAATAAAATTTTATCCTCAAATGAAAATGAacttaataaaatgaaaaatatgaaGATAAACGACGAAAACGAG agttcTATGAAACAAAATCATATTACACCACGAAAACCACTCGGAACAAGTATATTGCag AATTCTAATTTGAATATAAACGATCTGGATAAACCACTCAAAGAG TCTTCCCAGCTGACAAAAACAGAAATTCGCAAAAGAGAGGCCCAGGAAGAGCCTCTGTTAAAAGAAAACCCCGGGCGATTTGTTTTATTCCCAATTCAGTACCATGACATTTGGCAGATGTACAAAAAAGCTGAAGCATCATTCTGGACAGCAGAAGAGGTGGACTTGTCTAAAGATCTTGATCACTGGGAGAAGTTGAAACCAGAAGAAAAGCATTTTATCTCACACGTACTGGCATTCTTTGCTGCAAGTGATGGAATAGTGAATGAAAATTTG GTTGAAAGATTTAGTAAAGAAGTTCAGGTGACAGAAGCTCGTTGTTTCTATGGTTTTCAAATTGCCATGGAGAATGTTCACAGTGAAATGTACAGCTTATTAATTGATACATACATTAAGGATTCCACTGAAAG GTCTTTTTTGTTTAACGCCATTGAGACGCTGCCCTgtgttactaagaaagctgatTGGGCCATGAAGTGGATTGGGGATCATGAACACCCCTACAGTGAGAGGGTTGTGGCTTTTGCTGCTGTGGAAGGCATATTTTTCTCTGGCTCGTTTGCTGCCATTTTCTGGTTGAAGAAGAGGGGCATAATGCCAGGCCTAACATTTAGCAATGAGCTTATCAGTCGTGATGAG GGTTTGCACTGTGACTTTGCTTGCTTGATGTTTAGACATTTAGTGAACAAACCTTCTCAGGCCAGAATTTACGAGATCATCACAGATGCTGTAACCATTGAGCAAGAGTTTCTTACAGATGCCTTACCCGTCAATTTGATTGGAATGAACTGTGAACTGATGAGGAAATATATTGAATTTGTGGCCGACAGACTGCTGGTAGAATTAGGATGTGAAAAG ttttatCGTTCTGAAAATCCATTTGACTTCATGGAGCACATATCATTGGAAGGAAAGACAAATTTCTTTGAAAAGAAAGTTGGTGAATATCAGAAGATGGGGGTAATGAACAAATCGCCAACTAGCCATCAGTTCTCTACAGATgaagacttttaa
- the LOC106067401 gene encoding ribonucleoside-diphosphate reductase small chain-like isoform X2, producing the protein MNKILSSNENELNKMKNMKINDENESSMKQNHITPRKPLGTSILQSSQLTKTEIRKREAQEEPLLKENPGRFVLFPIQYHDIWQMYKKAEASFWTAEEVDLSKDLDHWEKLKPEEKHFISHVLAFFAASDGIVNENLVERFSKEVQVTEARCFYGFQIAMENVHSEMYSLLIDTYIKDSTERSFLFNAIETLPCVTKKADWAMKWIGDHEHPYSERVVAFAAVEGIFFSGSFAAIFWLKKRGIMPGLTFSNELISRDEGLHCDFACLMFRHLVNKPSQARIYEIITDAVTIEQEFLTDALPVNLIGMNCELMRKYIEFVADRLLVELGCEKFYRSENPFDFMEHISLEGKTNFFEKKVGEYQKMGVMNKSPTSHQFSTDEDF; encoded by the exons ATGAATAAAATTTTATCCTCAAATGAAAATGAacttaataaaatgaaaaatatgaaGATAAACGACGAAAACGAG agttcTATGAAACAAAATCATATTACACCACGAAAACCACTCGGAACAAGTATATTGCag TCTTCCCAGCTGACAAAAACAGAAATTCGCAAAAGAGAGGCCCAGGAAGAGCCTCTGTTAAAAGAAAACCCCGGGCGATTTGTTTTATTCCCAATTCAGTACCATGACATTTGGCAGATGTACAAAAAAGCTGAAGCATCATTCTGGACAGCAGAAGAGGTGGACTTGTCTAAAGATCTTGATCACTGGGAGAAGTTGAAACCAGAAGAAAAGCATTTTATCTCACACGTACTGGCATTCTTTGCTGCAAGTGATGGAATAGTGAATGAAAATTTG GTTGAAAGATTTAGTAAAGAAGTTCAGGTGACAGAAGCTCGTTGTTTCTATGGTTTTCAAATTGCCATGGAGAATGTTCACAGTGAAATGTACAGCTTATTAATTGATACATACATTAAGGATTCCACTGAAAG GTCTTTTTTGTTTAACGCCATTGAGACGCTGCCCTgtgttactaagaaagctgatTGGGCCATGAAGTGGATTGGGGATCATGAACACCCCTACAGTGAGAGGGTTGTGGCTTTTGCTGCTGTGGAAGGCATATTTTTCTCTGGCTCGTTTGCTGCCATTTTCTGGTTGAAGAAGAGGGGCATAATGCCAGGCCTAACATTTAGCAATGAGCTTATCAGTCGTGATGAG GGTTTGCACTGTGACTTTGCTTGCTTGATGTTTAGACATTTAGTGAACAAACCTTCTCAGGCCAGAATTTACGAGATCATCACAGATGCTGTAACCATTGAGCAAGAGTTTCTTACAGATGCCTTACCCGTCAATTTGATTGGAATGAACTGTGAACTGATGAGGAAATATATTGAATTTGTGGCCGACAGACTGCTGGTAGAATTAGGATGTGAAAAG ttttatCGTTCTGAAAATCCATTTGACTTCATGGAGCACATATCATTGGAAGGAAAGACAAATTTCTTTGAAAAGAAAGTTGGTGAATATCAGAAGATGGGGGTAATGAACAAATCGCCAACTAGCCATCAGTTCTCTACAGATgaagacttttaa
- the LOC106067402 gene encoding probable E3 ubiquitin-protein ligase RNF144A-A isoform X2, whose amino-acid sequence MATFSVSKNTVDLAIDPLILCKLCLSELPLVDMYELVDCKCLFCEMCMKQYLSVMITEGLVGDLTCPDAQCKKQGKLNIEEIEHLVDRQTFQRFQRLHFQREVDLDPNRTFCPEIGCETVCHVCSSQSHAGGGAAAPTSIPVQCPTCGLQFCSVCKTKWHAPKSCDEVVASGPIEEFGIPFHNSDDAKIKRCPVCHVPIERNDGCAQMMCKRCKHVFCWYCLQSLDDDFLLRHYDKGPCKNKLGHSRASVIWHRTQVVGIFAGFGVLLLVASPFLLLAAPCILCCKCKICRCCDEEEGDGFSN is encoded by the exons ATGGCCACATTCAGTGTGTCCAAGAACACAGTAGATCTAGCTATTGATCCTTTAATCTTGTGTAAACTCTGTTTGTCAGAGCTGCCGCTGGTAGACATGTATGAACTGGTGGACTGCAAGTGCCTATTTTGTGAGATG TGTATGAAACAGTATTTGAGTGTGATGATAACAGAAGGGTTAGTCGGTGACCTGACTTGTCCTGATGCACAGTGTAAGAAACAggggaaactaaatatagaagAG ATTGAACATTtggtagatagacagacatttcAAAGGTTTCAAAGATTACATTTCCAAAGAG AGGTTGACCTTGACCCCAACAGAACATTCTGCCCTGAGATTGGCTGTGAGACTGTCTGTCATGTTTGCTCCTCCCAGTCACATGCTGGCGGCGGAGCTGCTGCACCCACATCCATACCTGTACAGTGTCCAACA tgtggtcttcagttttgcTCTGTCTGTAAGACCAAATGGCACGCTCCTAAATCTTGTGATGAAGTTGTTGCTTCAGGTCCCATTGAAGAGTTCGG aATTCCTTTCCACAACAGTGATGATGCAAAAATTAAGAGATGTCCCGTGTGTCATGTTCCCATTGAACGCAATGATGGCTGTGCTCAGATGATGTGCAAGAGATGCAAGCATGTGTTCTGTTGGTACTGTCTTCAGTCTCTTGAT GATGATTTTTTGCTGAGACATTACGACAAAGGTCCATGTAAGAACAAACTGGGACATTCTAGAGCGTCAGTGATTTGGCACAGAACTCAG GTGGTTGGAATCTTTGCTGGTTTTGGTGTCTTGCTGCTGGTCGCCTCCCCTTTCCTGCTGTTGGCTGCGCCTTGTATTCTTTGCTGCAAGTGCAAAATTTGTCGCTGCTGTGACGAGGAGGAAGGAGATGGGTTTTCAAATTAA